The following coding sequences lie in one Glycine max cultivar Williams 82 chromosome 19, Glycine_max_v4.0, whole genome shotgun sequence genomic window:
- the LOC100817514 gene encoding protein trichome birefringence-like 19, translated as MKFLHIPLLRGNNSSKQTMSKVTMPILLAFFIFILTTISCSLLSYHSLLKINDEYKEPSFEFDDLIVPESLPSTPVNKCDIFTGDWVPNPEAPYYTNTTCWEIHEHQNCMKYGRPDTDFMKWRWKPNECELPIFNPFQFLQIMRGKSLAFVGDSIGRNHMQSMICLLSKVEWPIDVSYTDDFSFKRWKYSSYNFTMTTFWSPYLVRAKQVDSNGGLYNVYLDEFDEKWTTQIKEFDYVIINVGQWFLRPMVFYEKQKIVGCQYCSLENVTHLSWHYGYKKAFGTTFKAIINLENFKGVTFLRTFAPSHFENGVWDKGGNCVRTKPFKSNETRLEGNNLELHTIQLEQFKIAEKEARKKGLKFMLLDTTQAMLLRPDGHPNKYGHWPHENVTLFNDCVHWCLPGPIDTWSDFLLEMLKMEDVRSTSKERFHL; from the exons ATGAAGTTCCTACATATTCCTCTTCTCCGTGGGAACAATAGCTCTAAACAAACGATGTCAAAAGTGACTATGCCAATATTATtagccttttttatatttattctcacCACAATTTCTTGTTCTTTGTTAAGTTACCATTCACTACTGAAGATCAATGATGAATATAAGGAGCcatcttttgaatttgatgaTTTGATTGTGCCAGAATCCTTGCCCTCAACACCTGTGAATAAGTGTGACATTTTCACTGGTGATTGGGTGCCAAATCCAGAGGCACCATATTACACAAACACAACATGCTGGGAAATTCATGAGCACCAAAATTGCATGAAGTATGGGAGACCTGACACTGATTTCATGAAGTGGAGATGGAAGCCAAATGAGTGTGAACTCCCCATATTCAACCCTTTCCAGTTCCTACAAATTATGAGGGGAAAATCTTTGGCTTTTGTTGGAGACTCCATAGGCAGAAATCACATGCAATCCATGATTTGCCTCCTATCAAAG GTGGAGTGGCCCATAGATGTATCATACACAGATGACTTTTCCTTCAAGCGATGGAAGTACTCAAGCTACAACTTCACAATGACTACTTTTTGGTCACCCTATCTAGTTAGAGCTAAACAAGTGGATTCAAATGGTGGTCTCTACAATGTTTATCTTGATGAGTTTGATGAAAAATGGACTACTCAAATTAAAGAGTTTGACTATGTCATCATCAATGTAGGGCAATGGTTCTTAAGGCCAATGGTGTTCtatgagaaacaaaaaattgttgGATGTCAATACTGTTCTTTAGAAAATGTCACTCACTTATCTTGGCACTATGGCTATAAAAAGGCTTTTGGGACTACATTTAAAGCCATCATTAATTTAGAAAACTTTAAGGGAGTAACATTTCTTAGAACATTTGCACCATCTCATTTTGAGAATGGGGTGTGGGATAAAGGTGGGAATTGCGTCAGAACTAAGCCATTTAAGAGTAATGAAACAAGGTTAGAGGGCAACAATTTGGAGTTACATACCATACAATTGGAACAGTTCAAAATTGCTGAGAAAGAAGCCAGAAAGAAAGGTTTGAAATTCATGTTACTTGACACCACACAAGCAATGTTACTAAGGCCAGATGGCCACCCTAATAAATATGGGCACTGGCCACATGAGAATGTGACATTGTTTAATGATTGTGTGCATTGGTGCTTGCCAGGACCCATTGACACATGGAGTGATTTCCTACTAGAAATGTTGAAAATGGAAGATGTGAGATCTACTAGTAAAGAGAGGTTTCATTTGTAG